One region of Streptomyces davaonensis JCM 4913 genomic DNA includes:
- a CDS encoding copper homeostasis protein CutC, protein MGEAILEVVVTSAEEARAAVAGGAHRLELAADMDADGMTPELAEFVRTRDAVTVPIRVMLRDKGGFQVADLDALRAAAAALRAAGAEEFVLGFLTADGAPDLPAVRALLDAVPGGRWTFHRAVDHAADRTALRYAIEGLPGLDTLLTAGSVAGVADGLPTLLAEADRQGRPGHTVAVMAGGGLGAEHVPALRARGVDAFHVGTSVRHRGWDSPVDPAAVRRWRELIAAAARKDGG, encoded by the coding sequence ATGGGCGAGGCGATCCTCGAAGTCGTCGTCACCTCCGCCGAGGAGGCGCGCGCGGCCGTCGCGGGCGGCGCCCACCGGCTGGAGCTGGCGGCCGACATGGACGCCGACGGAATGACCCCCGAGCTCGCGGAGTTCGTCCGCACCCGGGACGCCGTCACCGTGCCGATCCGGGTCATGCTGCGCGACAAGGGCGGCTTCCAGGTCGCCGACCTCGACGCCCTGCGCGCCGCCGCCGCGGCGCTGCGGGCGGCGGGCGCCGAGGAGTTCGTCCTCGGCTTCCTCACCGCGGACGGCGCACCGGACCTGCCCGCCGTCCGCGCCCTGCTCGACGCGGTGCCGGGCGGCCGCTGGACGTTCCACCGGGCCGTGGACCACGCGGCCGACCGGACGGCGCTGCGGTACGCCATCGAAGGACTGCCCGGCCTGGACACCCTGCTGACCGCGGGCAGCGTCGCCGGTGTCGCAGACGGTCTGCCCACCCTGCTCGCGGAGGCGGACCGCCAGGGCCGGCCGGGCCACACCGTGGCCGTCATGGCGGGCGGGGGACTCGGCGCCGAGCACGTGCCCGCGCTGCGCGCCCGGGGCGTCGACGCCTTCCACGTCGGCACCTCGGTGCGGCACCGGGGCTGGGACAGCCCGGTCGACCCGGCCGCGGTGCGCCGCTGGCGCGAGCTGATCGCCGCCGCCGCCCGCAAGGACGGGGGCTGA
- a CDS encoding HAD family hydrolase — translation MYTAALFDLDGTLIDTEPRSHEAWSRLFRNHDVPHDEATIRGFAGRPPREALLDHLPRFPGHTVEELFAEALAYTALPDMPPVGAIPGALELLVRLKESGVPLGLVTSGTRAYARHELGAVGALDLFDVLITSDDVSRGKPDPEGCLKCCAALGVAPGDVVVFEDAPAGVAAAKSAGADCVAITSTQSAEALAAADLIVPDLTGMTWPPQTPATAAAPRTEV, via the coding sequence ATGTACACCGCCGCGCTGTTCGACCTCGACGGCACCCTGATCGACACCGAGCCCCGCAGTCATGAGGCGTGGTCGCGGCTCTTCCGCAACCACGATGTCCCGCACGACGAGGCCACCATCCGGGGCTTCGCCGGGCGGCCCCCTCGCGAGGCGCTGCTCGACCATCTGCCCCGCTTCCCCGGACACACCGTGGAGGAGCTCTTCGCCGAGGCCCTCGCCTACACGGCCCTCCCCGACATGCCCCCGGTCGGCGCCATCCCCGGCGCCCTCGAACTCCTCGTTCGGCTCAAGGAGTCGGGCGTCCCCCTCGGTCTGGTGACCTCGGGCACCCGCGCCTATGCCCGGCACGAACTCGGCGCGGTCGGCGCGCTGGACCTCTTCGACGTGCTGATCACCTCCGACGACGTGAGCCGCGGCAAGCCCGATCCGGAGGGCTGCCTCAAGTGCTGTGCGGCGCTGGGGGTGGCGCCCGGCGACGTCGTGGTCTTCGAGGACGCCCCGGCCGGGGTCGCCGCGGCGAAGAGCGCCGGTGCCGACTGTGTGGCGATCACCTCCACCCAGTCCGCCGAGGCGCTGGCCGCGGCCGATCTGATCGTCCCCGATCTCACCGGGATGACCTGGCCGCCGCAGACCCCCGCGACGGCCGCCGCGCCCCGGACGGAGGTCTGA
- a CDS encoding glycosyltransferase family 4 protein, whose amino-acid sequence MSAPRTLTGLDLPWGSPGGSVELLKDLYLDPDGPLKASAFMLVPEDGSPPPDESTLALLDVPGKQLSGEGFWAYVDRLTDAVTARFPHTEQDVVHLQHLAFGATPALLRGYPKQPAIGLVHGTDLLFAAEYETQGAVLREAVEAARSLVVPTAGMADQLRRVAPETDSGRIVHIPWGIPDALLAEPPVRTPRGGGPLRVLYAGRLTAEKGAAELVAALSGVPGVRLSMAAPVAEFRRLARERDLSAVRHLGWLSRRELWAAFAEHDLLVVPSAKLEAFGLVAVEAQACGLPVAYQPVPGLRDALGDSALPLDLLADPQRAPAELTGLRDDPGALEGLRRSGFRNAARFPLSRTARDLAALSAQVR is encoded by the coding sequence GTGAGCGCACCCCGGACACTGACCGGACTCGATCTGCCCTGGGGCAGTCCGGGCGGCAGCGTCGAACTGCTCAAGGACCTGTATCTGGACCCGGACGGCCCGCTGAAGGCGAGCGCGTTCATGCTGGTTCCGGAAGACGGCTCCCCACCGCCGGACGAGAGCACCCTCGCCCTGCTGGACGTCCCCGGCAAACAGCTCAGCGGCGAGGGCTTCTGGGCCTACGTCGACCGGCTCACGGACGCGGTCACCGCCCGCTTCCCGCACACCGAGCAGGACGTCGTCCACCTCCAGCACCTCGCCTTCGGCGCCACCCCGGCGCTGCTGCGGGGCTACCCCAAGCAGCCCGCCATCGGTCTGGTGCACGGCACGGACCTGCTGTTCGCCGCCGAGTACGAGACCCAGGGCGCGGTGCTGCGGGAGGCGGTCGAGGCGGCCCGCTCCCTGGTGGTGCCGACCGCCGGGATGGCCGACCAACTGCGCCGAGTGGCCCCGGAGACGGACAGCGGCCGGATCGTCCACATCCCCTGGGGCATCCCCGACGCCCTGCTGGCCGAACCACCCGTACGCACTCCCCGGGGCGGCGGGCCGCTCCGGGTCCTCTACGCCGGCCGCCTCACCGCGGAGAAGGGCGCCGCCGAACTGGTCGCCGCGCTCTCGGGGGTACCGGGTGTGCGGCTCAGCATGGCCGCGCCGGTGGCCGAGTTCCGGCGGCTGGCCAGGGAACGGGACCTGTCGGCCGTACGGCATCTGGGGTGGCTGAGCCGCCGGGAGCTGTGGGCCGCGTTCGCCGAGCACGATCTGCTTGTGGTGCCGTCCGCGAAGCTGGAGGCGTTCGGTCTGGTGGCCGTGGAGGCGCAGGCCTGCGGGCTGCCGGTGGCCTATCAGCCGGTGCCGGGGCTGCGGGACGCGCTGGGCGACTCGGCGCTGCCCCTCGATCTCCTCGCCGATCCTCAGCGGGCGCCGGCCGAGCTGACCGGGCTGCGGGACGACCCCGGCGCGCTGGAGGGCCTGCGCCGGTCCGGATTCCGCAACGCGGCGCGCTTTCCGCTCTCCAGGACCGCACGCGACCTTGCCGCCCTCTCCGCCCAGGTGCGGTGA
- a CDS encoding dCTP deaminase — MILTREAIATAVERGDIVIEPFDPERISPNAYDWHLGNRIRVCEGDELDAAAATRVTEHVIPPEGMVLRPGRLYLGVTHERTHSERYAQMINGDRSLGALGVWVHVSAPLGHVGHAIRWTLEIRVARPVRVYPRMPFGKIVFLVAEGAMSSYQNLGRKYTRTSGIDISRLYEELR; from the coding sequence ATGATCCTGACCCGTGAGGCCATCGCCACCGCCGTGGAACGCGGCGACATCGTCATCGAGCCCTTCGATCCGGAGCGGATCTCGCCCAACGCCTACGACTGGCACCTCGGCAACCGCATCCGGGTCTGCGAGGGCGACGAACTGGACGCCGCCGCCGCGACCCGTGTCACCGAGCACGTCATCCCGCCCGAGGGCATGGTGCTGCGGCCGGGCCGGCTCTATCTCGGCGTCACCCATGAGCGCACCCACTCCGAGCGCTACGCCCAGATGATCAACGGCGACCGCAGCCTCGGCGCGCTCGGCGTCTGGGTCCATGTCTCCGCCCCGCTCGGACACGTGGGCCACGCCATCCGCTGGACCCTGGAGATCCGGGTGGCGCGGCCGGTGCGGGTCTATCCCCGCATGCCCTTCGGGAAGATCGTGTTCCTGGTCGCCGAGGGCGCGATGTCCAGCTACCAGAACCTGGGCCGCAAGTACACCCGGACCAGCGGGATCGACATCTCGCGGCTGTACGAGGAGCTGCGGTGA
- the dcd gene encoding dCTP deaminase has protein sequence MILTGPEITEAASDGRIVISPFNPAQVNPNSYNVCLGDRLLTYTDDVIDPYRPNATREIIIGEDGYVLRPDQLYLGHTVEQVGSDQYVPLLFGRSSVGRLGLFVEITAPIGDIGFHGQWTLMLSPVQPLRVYPGMKIGQIMFFVSLGEVDLYRGKYQSSAGPQESRYWKDVAVPTT, from the coding sequence ATGATCCTCACCGGCCCCGAGATCACCGAGGCCGCGAGCGACGGCCGGATCGTCATCTCGCCGTTCAACCCGGCCCAGGTGAACCCCAACAGCTACAACGTCTGCCTCGGCGACAGGCTGCTGACCTACACCGACGACGTCATCGACCCCTACCGGCCCAACGCCACCCGGGAGATCATCATCGGGGAGGACGGCTATGTCCTCAGGCCCGACCAGCTCTATCTCGGGCACACCGTGGAACAGGTCGGCTCCGACCAGTACGTGCCACTGCTCTTCGGGCGGTCCTCGGTCGGCCGGCTCGGGCTGTTCGTGGAGATCACGGCGCCCATCGGCGACATCGGCTTCCACGGCCAGTGGACGCTGATGCTGTCCCCGGTCCAGCCGCTGCGGGTGTACCCGGGGATGAAGATCGGCCAGATCATGTTCTTCGTGTCGCTCGGCGAGGTCGACCTCTACCGCGGCAAGTACCAGTCCTCGGCGGGCCCCCAGGAGTCCCGCTACTGGAAGGACGTGGCGGTGCCGACGACATGA
- a CDS encoding diiron oxygenase — protein sequence MGTIEEATGQVGPGTLRRLAAAWPRRATVRTDMDKVTGAGEYDPELLDYPVALMPFGEHPDFRDAPEDKRRTVNTLGWIAYNERVVAAEEFVVNPTFEKLGHAVYPGVDRFEVKEIVRQSHIDEVWHTYMHMLGMQRTREARGITAEPDCGHPVTNRLLYQAQDACAEAWESDLLLLLWTTVGEVSVNAFLDLMARDTTVQPLHSTIARLHARDESAHGPVMVEVMKDVFVNLSRRQQDFFVASLPAGINAFCAEDFDWWLKVLRFAGIPKARDIIEDSRGGQAELLVTDFSGILRMLRELDVADRVDFDFEGAAGATGRAA from the coding sequence TTGGGAACCATCGAGGAAGCCACCGGCCAGGTCGGCCCCGGCACGCTCCGCCGGCTGGCGGCGGCCTGGCCCCGCCGGGCCACCGTGCGCACGGACATGGACAAGGTCACCGGAGCCGGGGAGTACGACCCCGAACTGCTCGACTACCCCGTCGCGCTGATGCCGTTCGGCGAGCACCCCGACTTCCGGGACGCCCCGGAGGACAAGCGGCGCACGGTGAACACCCTGGGCTGGATCGCGTACAACGAACGCGTCGTGGCCGCCGAGGAGTTCGTCGTCAACCCCACCTTCGAGAAGCTCGGCCATGCCGTGTACCCCGGGGTGGACCGGTTCGAGGTGAAAGAGATCGTGCGGCAGTCCCACATCGACGAGGTGTGGCACACGTACATGCACATGCTCGGCATGCAGCGCACCCGGGAGGCCCGGGGGATCACCGCCGAGCCCGACTGCGGGCACCCCGTCACCAACCGGCTGCTGTACCAGGCGCAGGACGCCTGCGCCGAGGCTTGGGAGTCGGATCTGCTCCTGCTGCTGTGGACCACGGTCGGCGAGGTGAGCGTGAACGCCTTCCTCGACCTGATGGCCCGGGACACCACCGTGCAGCCGCTGCACTCCACGATCGCGAGGCTGCACGCCCGCGACGAGTCGGCGCACGGCCCGGTCATGGTCGAGGTGATGAAGGACGTCTTCGTCAACCTCTCGCGGCGGCAACAGGACTTCTTCGTGGCGTCGCTGCCCGCCGGGATCAACGCCTTCTGCGCCGAGGACTTCGACTGGTGGCTGAAGGTCCTTCGGTTCGCCGGCATCCCCAAGGCCCGGGACATCATCGAGGACTCCCGCGGCGGCCAGGCGGAGCTGCTCGTCACCGACTTCTCCGGGATCCTGCGCATGCTGCGCGAACTGGACGTGGCGGACCGGGTGGACTTCGACTTCGAGGGCGCCGCGGGCGCCACGGGGAGGGCCGCATGA
- a CDS encoding methyltransferase: MIDPMAAANLYRLAFGFIPAQMIHAAARLRLPDLLAEQPLTTEELAERTGTRAPALRRLLRGLATLGVVEQRGEDGFRLAPAGEPLRSDVPGSVRPMLMPYFSEAVWASWGRFTECLRTGRPSVESVTGGSVFDLFAADPELGAEFHAAMAVSGGAEAQALARSYDFADVKTVVDVGGGNGALLAGVLGHHPQLRGVLVDTPVGVAGAPTTLAAAGVADRCELVAQDFLAAVPEGGDRYVIKSVLHDWDDERCVAILRNCRRVMADTARVLIVEVVAPPVADTTTDPFLTVSDLNLMVLTHGRERTEREFTELLDAAGLELTEIGAPLGFSGYRVIEARPTAGPAR, encoded by the coding sequence ATGATCGACCCGATGGCGGCAGCCAACCTCTACCGCCTCGCCTTCGGTTTCATACCCGCCCAGATGATCCACGCCGCGGCCCGGCTGCGGCTCCCCGACCTGCTCGCCGAACAGCCCCTGACCACCGAGGAGTTGGCCGAGCGCACCGGAACCCGGGCCCCGGCCCTGCGCAGGCTGCTGCGGGGCCTGGCCACCCTCGGCGTGGTGGAACAGCGGGGCGAGGACGGCTTCCGGCTGGCACCGGCCGGCGAACCGCTCCGCTCCGACGTGCCCGGCTCCGTCCGCCCCATGCTGATGCCCTACTTCAGCGAGGCCGTCTGGGCCTCCTGGGGACGGTTCACCGAGTGCCTGCGCACCGGACGGCCGTCCGTGGAATCGGTCACCGGAGGCTCGGTCTTCGACCTGTTCGCGGCCGATCCGGAGCTGGGCGCGGAGTTCCACGCCGCGATGGCGGTCAGCGGCGGCGCGGAGGCCCAGGCGCTGGCGCGGTCCTACGACTTCGCCGACGTCAAGACCGTCGTGGACGTCGGCGGCGGCAACGGCGCCCTGCTCGCCGGAGTGCTCGGACACCACCCCCAGCTGCGCGGGGTCCTGGTCGACACCCCGGTGGGCGTGGCCGGAGCCCCCACGACGCTCGCCGCCGCGGGCGTCGCGGACCGGTGCGAACTCGTGGCCCAGGACTTTCTCGCCGCCGTACCCGAGGGCGGCGACCGCTATGTGATCAAGAGCGTGCTGCACGACTGGGACGACGAGCGCTGTGTGGCGATCCTGCGCAACTGCCGCCGGGTCATGGCGGACACGGCCCGGGTGCTGATCGTCGAGGTCGTCGCACCGCCCGTCGCGGACACCACGACCGACCCCTTCCTCACCGTCAGCGACCTCAACCTGATGGTCCTGACCCACGGCCGGGAGCGCACCGAGCGGGAGTTCACCGAACTCCTCGACGCCGCCGGCCTGGAGCTCACCGAGATCGGCGCGCCGCTCGGCTTCAGCGGTTACCGGGTCATCGAGGCCCGCCCCACCGCCGGACCGGCCCGATGA
- a CDS encoding cytochrome P450 family protein encodes MQTQPELEPLLDFSPYRLLTEPDAVHLRMRAEPPVRLVREESGFTYWLISRYAEARQALRDPGLSNDPRRLGHAVDTANAYSPMANNDPPHHTRLRGLVSHGFTRRRINALAPRAESVTGELLDAIAPTGRADIIADLAFPLPVLIICELLGVPTRDRETFRTWAARTLSTAAGPRTREERSRRLRAYFTRLVAAKRAAVRPDLAPDEQPDLLSALIVAQERDSSLDDDELIGLAVLLLVAGHETTTNLIGNGLLTLLLHPDQLVMVREDPTLLASAVEELLRYEGSAGQSSLRVAVDDVVIGGTVIPRGSVVNIGLSLANRDPEAFRDSDTLDVRRDPNPHLAFGHGIHYCLGAPLARMLAATALGALLGRCDGLQLAIPPDELRWRQISILCGLTALPVSFDPVRPETSGT; translated from the coding sequence GTGCAGACTCAGCCGGAACTCGAACCGTTGCTCGATTTCAGCCCGTATCGGCTGCTCACGGAACCGGACGCGGTCCACCTGCGGATGCGCGCCGAACCACCGGTCCGCCTGGTGCGGGAGGAGAGCGGCTTCACGTACTGGCTGATCTCCCGGTACGCCGAGGCCCGCCAGGCCCTGCGCGACCCCGGGCTCTCCAACGACCCGCGACGTCTCGGCCACGCGGTCGACACCGCGAACGCCTACTCCCCGATGGCCAACAACGACCCGCCGCACCACACCCGGCTGCGCGGACTCGTCTCGCACGGCTTCACCCGCCGCCGGATCAACGCGCTGGCGCCGAGGGCCGAGTCCGTCACCGGTGAACTCCTCGACGCCATCGCGCCCACCGGGCGGGCGGACATCATCGCCGACCTCGCCTTCCCGCTGCCCGTGCTGATCATCTGCGAGCTGCTCGGGGTGCCCACCCGGGACCGGGAGACCTTCCGCACCTGGGCCGCGCGCACCCTGTCCACCGCCGCCGGACCCCGCACCCGCGAGGAGCGCTCGCGCCGCCTGCGCGCCTACTTCACCCGGCTTGTCGCCGCCAAGCGCGCCGCCGTACGACCGGACCTGGCGCCCGACGAGCAGCCCGATCTGCTCAGCGCCCTCATCGTGGCGCAGGAACGCGACAGCAGCCTCGACGACGACGAACTCATCGGCCTGGCCGTGCTGTTGCTGGTCGCCGGGCATGAGACGACCACCAATCTGATCGGCAACGGACTGCTCACCCTGCTGCTCCACCCGGACCAGCTCGTCATGGTGCGCGAGGACCCGACGCTGCTGGCCTCCGCCGTGGAGGAACTGCTGCGGTACGAAGGTTCCGCGGGGCAGTCCTCGCTGCGCGTGGCGGTAGACGACGTTGTCATCGGCGGGACGGTGATCCCCCGCGGCTCGGTCGTCAACATCGGGCTGTCCCTGGCCAATCGGGACCCTGAGGCCTTCCGGGACTCCGACACCCTGGACGTCCGGCGCGACCCCAACCCCCATCTGGCCTTCGGGCACGGCATCCACTACTGCCTCGGCGCGCCGCTGGCCCGGATGCTCGCCGCGACGGCACTCGGAGCGCTGCTCGGCCGCTGCGACGGCCTTCAACTGGCCATCCCGCCCGATGAGTTGCGCTGGCGCCAGATCAGCATCCTGTGCGGACTGACCGCACTTCCCGTCTCTTTCGATCCTGTTCGTCCGGAAACGAGTGGCACGTGA
- a CDS encoding LuxR C-terminal-related transcriptional regulator codes for MTNTTGADCIRVLICDPRHLMRAGMVSVLEREPDISVVGEALDGREMLAAVQSLRPHVALINHDADAVDGIAMARSLRRMAPDNAPGVLMLSSRTEQAELLSALKGGVRGLLPGNCDPRTLPAAIRDIAGGAMVLKSPNAVQLIGRLLNRSPEVSASAGSGQLALLTTRERDVLSLVANGHSNLVIAKMLSLSEATVKSHLYHLCQKLGLRDRTQAVILAYETGLVRPCAA; via the coding sequence ATGACGAACACAACTGGGGCTGACTGTATACGGGTCCTGATCTGCGACCCGCGCCATCTGATGCGAGCGGGGATGGTCAGCGTCCTGGAGAGAGAACCGGACATCAGCGTGGTGGGCGAAGCCCTCGACGGCCGGGAGATGCTCGCCGCGGTGCAGAGCCTGCGCCCGCATGTCGCACTCATCAACCACGACGCCGACGCCGTGGACGGCATCGCCATGGCCCGCAGTCTGCGGAGAATGGCCCCGGACAACGCGCCGGGCGTCCTCATGCTCAGCTCCCGCACCGAGCAGGCGGAGCTGCTGTCGGCGCTGAAGGGCGGGGTGCGCGGCTTACTTCCGGGCAACTGCGATCCGCGGACCCTGCCCGCCGCCATCCGTGACATCGCCGGCGGCGCGATGGTCCTGAAGTCGCCGAACGCCGTGCAGCTGATCGGCAGACTGCTCAACCGCTCGCCCGAGGTGTCCGCCTCCGCCGGCTCCGGGCAGCTCGCGCTGCTCACCACCCGGGAGCGCGATGTGCTCTCACTCGTCGCGAACGGCCACTCCAACCTGGTGATCGCCAAGATGCTGTCGCTGAGCGAGGCGACGGTCAAATCGCACCTCTATCACCTGTGCCAGAAGCTCGGCCTGCGCGATCGCACCCAGGCCGTGATCCTCGCGTACGAGACGGGTCTGGTCCGCCCCTGCGCGGCCTGA